A stretch of the Polynucleobacter tropicus genome encodes the following:
- a CDS encoding substrate-binding domain-containing protein: MARGDAELGFQQVSELIPIPGIDFIGEIPPEIQQTVLFSAGITSNVASLNASRDLITFLASPKAAPTIQKAGLKPVLPALPW; encoded by the coding sequence GTGGCAAGAGGTGATGCCGAGCTGGGCTTTCAGCAGGTCAGTGAATTAATTCCAATCCCAGGAATTGATTTCATTGGAGAGATTCCTCCCGAGATTCAGCAAACCGTTTTATTCTCCGCAGGCATTACTAGCAATGTTGCAAGCCTAAATGCTTCTAGAGATCTCATTACATTCCTGGCATCCCCTAAGGCTGCGCCCACTATTCAGAAGGCAGGATTAAAGCCTGTATTGCCAGCATTGCCTTGGTAA
- a CDS encoding Dps family protein, translating to MATKPSNTVIDIGISEKDRKAIAKGLSALLADSYSLYLMTHNFHWNVKGPMFNTLHTMFMAQYTEQWAALDLIAERIRALGEPAPGTYKEFAKLTSIDEVQGTPKAMEMVRLLVKAQEATAKTARKLFPLVEKASDQPTADLLTQRQDVHEKTAWMLRSLLEE from the coding sequence ATGGCTACAAAACCAAGCAATACTGTAATTGACATTGGCATCAGCGAAAAAGATCGCAAAGCAATTGCCAAAGGTCTATCGGCACTTTTGGCTGATAGTTACTCTCTTTATCTTATGACGCACAACTTCCACTGGAACGTGAAGGGGCCGATGTTTAATACCCTTCACACCATGTTCATGGCTCAATATACGGAGCAATGGGCTGCACTTGATCTTATCGCCGAACGAATCAGGGCGCTTGGAGAGCCAGCGCCTGGAACATATAAGGAATTTGCCAAGCTGACCTCAATTGATGAGGTGCAGGGAACTCCAAAAGCGATGGAAATGGTGAGGCTTCTTGTAAAGGCACAAGAGGCAACGGCTAAGACTGCGCGCAAACTTTTTCCACTAGTAGAAAAAGCAAGTGATCAACCAACTGCTGACTTGTTAACTCAAAGACAAGATGTGCACGAGAAAACAGCCTGGATGTTGCGAAGCTTGCTAGAGGAGTAA
- a CDS encoding DUF1398 family protein, whose product MNPNTKEVIEKCAHESHAGLLTFPEVLSRLIGASVESYFVDYRNHSTTYYLSSNEAYSVPMTMPLIEIPTSFNKEAIVSAIRGAQSDTVRYPEFLKLTMSAGCAGYMVWIAGKHVSYFGRAGDVHVEHFPKG is encoded by the coding sequence ATGAATCCGAATACAAAAGAAGTAATTGAAAAATGTGCCCATGAGTCACACGCGGGATTGTTAACTTTTCCAGAAGTTCTTAGCCGATTAATAGGGGCTAGCGTTGAATCTTATTTTGTGGACTATCGCAATCATTCAACCACTTATTATTTGTCCAGTAATGAGGCATATTCTGTTCCCATGACAATGCCCTTAATTGAAATTCCGACTTCATTTAATAAGGAGGCCATTGTTTCAGCCATTCGCGGCGCTCAAAGCGACACAGTTAGATATCCTGAGTTTCTTAAGCTAACCATGTCAGCAGGCTGTGCTGGATACATGGTTTGGATTGCCGGAAAGCATGTGAGTTATTTTGGGCGAGCCGGCGATGTACATGTCGAGCATTTTCCAAAAGGATAA
- a CDS encoding dienelactone hydrolase family protein, producing the protein MNYLLLAILAIASLCAHAGTDIVYPPRSEIYSIPSLTISDKQFLLGDKNGKEVTVNGILRFPPKPVGQKIPVIFLVHGSSGMGANIDYWSNHFLNEGYATFSMDGFTGRGLTVVGPNQALLGRLNLILDSYKAMEILAKHPRLDSNKFVMMGFSRGGQATLFASVDRFNKLWNKSGTVFAAHIPFYADCVTSYISDTKTTGKPIQLHHGITDDYNPVAACKEYVGKLKAANQNVELFEYEIGPHAFDSPLGAIPPVVSKDAQTVRSCGIVEKSPGNLINTQTNQEFKYTDACVELNPHVGRDDDATQKSTGVIDTFLANLFKN; encoded by the coding sequence ATGAACTATTTGTTATTGGCTATATTGGCAATCGCATCTTTATGCGCACACGCTGGAACAGACATTGTTTATCCGCCAAGGTCTGAAATTTATTCCATTCCAAGTTTGACTATTTCAGATAAACAGTTTTTATTGGGAGATAAAAACGGCAAAGAGGTCACTGTAAATGGCATTCTTCGCTTCCCACCAAAACCAGTTGGCCAAAAAATTCCTGTCATTTTCTTAGTTCATGGCTCTAGTGGAATGGGCGCCAATATTGACTATTGGTCAAATCATTTTCTAAATGAAGGTTATGCCACATTCAGCATGGATGGTTTTACAGGGCGCGGCTTGACGGTTGTTGGCCCCAATCAAGCCCTATTGGGCAGGCTGAACCTGATCCTTGATAGCTATAAGGCCATGGAGATCCTAGCTAAGCACCCACGCCTAGACTCCAATAAGTTTGTCATGATGGGCTTTTCTAGAGGAGGCCAAGCAACGCTATTTGCCAGCGTAGATAGATTCAATAAATTATGGAATAAGAGCGGCACTGTTTTTGCGGCACATATTCCGTTTTATGCTGATTGCGTCACAAGCTACATTAGCGACACTAAAACTACTGGAAAGCCAATTCAACTTCATCACGGTATTACTGATGACTACAACCCTGTAGCGGCTTGTAAAGAATATGTGGGTAAATTAAAAGCGGCCAACCAAAATGTGGAACTTTTTGAATACGAGATTGGGCCCCATGCTTTTGACTCGCCATTAGGAGCAATACCGCCTGTAGTATCGAAGGACGCCCAAACTGTTAGATCTTGCGGGATTGTTGAGAAATCTCCAGGCAATCTAATTAACACCCAAACCAATCAAGAATTTAAATATACGGATGCTTGCGTGGAGCTAAATCCTCATGTTGGCAGGGATGATGATGCTACGCAGAAATCAACTGGAGTGATTGATACATTTCTAGCAAACTTGTTTAAAAACTAA
- a CDS encoding DEAD/DEAH box helicase family protein, giving the protein MSNFAFLQKEWFSICDSATKAEGYLNSDTRAACWYARMTLEQIVDWLYRYDPNYKSYEPSLGARVHDPCFRANASENIFTKATVIMSIGNRAAHGKAAKQAEAYTAIQELFHIAYWLARTYGDKARPDSSLQFDERLIPVAKKQDAISAEQLRSVEDKLRNEQTEKDALKQELEALRIEFAKAKAANQQTPDTHNYNEEQTRDYFIDLLLNEASWALDKKEDREYEVAGMPNNQGIGFVDYVLWGDDGKPLAVVEAKKTRRDARVGQQQAKLYADCLEAKFGRRPVIYYTNGYEHWFWDDTSSAPRPVEGFHKKDELELLMQRRSSRQSLAKIEIDKAIVERSYQHQAIRSITEAIEQHNQRRSLVVMATGSGKTRTVIALVDLLMRAGWVKRALFLADRVSLVKQASREFGKHLPNVPVVNLLNSTDAQGRVYVSTYQTMLNQINNTDTTVKKFGIGFFDLIIVDEAHRSIYSKYGAIFNYFDSYLVGLTATPKDEVDRNTYNLFQMQNGVPTYAYSLDDAISAGYLVPPRAISVPVHFPRDGIRYDELSEDERQQWDELEWGENGPPDEVDPAAMNQWLFNQDTVDQVIQHMMTKGQKVASGDRIGKTIIFAKNNLHAQFIAERFNINYPQYKGEMARVITYQTEYAQSLIDDFSNKDKAPHIAISVDMLDTGIDVPEVVNLVFFKRVRSKTKFWQMIGRGTRLCKDLFAPNEDKKFFYILDYCQNLEYFKENPEASDGSSSESLDAQLFKNRIEVLTTLDARKDANTKDEQDLREYSATYLHDLVANMTLENIIVRPKRKFVEKFSNVASWKSLSAVDAAEAVTELANLPSQKIDTEEEAKRFDLAIIKLQLCILRGDKGFERLQSYVKAIATALELQESIPAIRAQMELIQSLNSDDWWQDVTVGMLEHVRIQLRSLVKLIERAKRSLVFTNFGDTIGEGVEIPLPIKVGGLDYERFKTKSREFLRQHESKLVINKLRRNLPITAIDLAELEAILLEQAGGDSSLIDKAKQEAHGLGLFVRSLVGLDKASATEAMNVFLTDSTATNRQIEFVNLIVDELTKNGAMEDDRLYQSPFVDMAPTGPEGIFASDKVQQLFASINEVRLRAVA; this is encoded by the coding sequence ATGAGCAACTTCGCCTTCCTACAAAAAGAATGGTTCTCTATCTGTGATAGCGCAACCAAAGCAGAAGGTTATCTAAACTCAGATACTCGTGCTGCATGTTGGTATGCACGCATGACGCTGGAGCAGATTGTAGATTGGCTTTATAGATATGACCCCAATTACAAGAGCTATGAGCCTAGCCTAGGCGCTAGAGTGCATGACCCTTGTTTTCGTGCCAACGCCAGTGAAAACATCTTTACTAAAGCCACAGTCATTATGTCCATTGGTAATCGTGCTGCTCATGGGAAGGCTGCTAAGCAAGCTGAGGCATATACAGCTATTCAAGAGTTGTTTCATATTGCCTATTGGTTGGCTAGAACTTATGGAGATAAAGCAAGACCAGACTCTAGTTTGCAGTTTGATGAAAGACTAATTCCAGTAGCTAAAAAGCAAGATGCAATTAGTGCTGAACAGTTGCGCAGTGTTGAAGATAAGCTAAGAAATGAGCAAACAGAAAAGGACGCGCTCAAGCAAGAGCTAGAAGCTTTGCGTATTGAGTTTGCCAAGGCCAAGGCTGCCAATCAGCAAACGCCAGATACCCATAACTATAACGAAGAGCAGACTCGCGACTACTTTATTGACTTGCTGCTAAATGAAGCTAGCTGGGCATTAGATAAAAAGGAAGATAGAGAATATGAAGTAGCTGGCATGCCCAATAATCAAGGTATTGGTTTTGTGGATTATGTCTTGTGGGGGGATGATGGCAAGCCTCTAGCAGTTGTAGAGGCTAAAAAGACCAGAAGAGATGCTAGGGTGGGTCAACAACAAGCTAAGCTTTATGCAGATTGTTTAGAGGCCAAGTTTGGTCGTCGTCCAGTCATTTATTACACCAATGGATATGAACATTGGTTTTGGGATGACACTTCTTCAGCACCAAGACCAGTAGAAGGTTTTCATAAAAAAGATGAACTTGAATTGCTCATGCAGCGTCGTTCAAGTCGTCAAAGCCTTGCTAAGATAGAGATTGATAAGGCTATTGTTGAGCGCAGTTATCAACACCAAGCTATACGCAGCATTACAGAAGCCATTGAGCAACACAATCAAAGACGCAGCCTAGTGGTCATGGCTACTGGTAGTGGCAAGACTAGGACTGTGATTGCTTTGGTTGATTTGCTCATGCGTGCTGGATGGGTCAAGCGTGCATTGTTCTTGGCAGATAGGGTTTCTCTAGTCAAGCAAGCTAGTAGAGAGTTTGGCAAGCATTTACCTAATGTGCCAGTGGTTAATCTACTCAATAGCACAGATGCACAAGGTAGGGTTTATGTCAGCACCTACCAAACTATGCTCAATCAAATCAACAATACAGATACCACTGTTAAAAAGTTTGGTATTGGCTTTTTTGATTTGATTATTGTGGATGAGGCACATCGTAGTATCTACAGCAAATATGGCGCAATTTTTAATTACTTTGACAGCTACTTGGTTGGCCTAACTGCTACACCAAAAGATGAAGTAGACAGAAATACCTACAACCTCTTTCAAATGCAAAATGGCGTGCCAACCTATGCCTACAGTCTAGATGATGCAATCTCTGCTGGTTATCTTGTGCCACCTAGGGCTATTTCAGTGCCAGTGCACTTTCCTCGTGATGGCATTAGGTATGACGAGCTCAGTGAAGATGAACGACAGCAGTGGGATGAATTGGAATGGGGCGAGAATGGTCCACCAGATGAAGTAGACCCAGCTGCTATGAATCAGTGGCTGTTTAATCAAGACACTGTAGACCAAGTTATTCAGCACATGATGACCAAAGGCCAAAAAGTGGCTAGTGGCGACAGAATTGGTAAAACCATCATCTTTGCCAAAAATAACTTGCACGCTCAATTCATAGCAGAGCGTTTCAATATCAACTACCCTCAATACAAGGGAGAGATGGCTAGAGTCATCACCTATCAGACTGAGTATGCACAAAGTTTGATTGACGATTTTTCTAATAAAGACAAAGCACCACACATAGCGATTAGCGTAGACATGCTTGACACTGGTATTGATGTGCCAGAGGTGGTTAATCTAGTGTTTTTTAAGCGTGTGCGTAGTAAAACCAAATTTTGGCAGATGATAGGTAGAGGCACGAGACTTTGCAAAGACTTATTTGCGCCTAATGAAGATAAGAAATTTTTCTATATTTTGGATTATTGCCAGAATCTAGAGTATTTCAAAGAAAATCCAGAAGCCAGTGATGGCTCAAGTAGTGAAAGCTTGGATGCTCAGCTGTTCAAAAATCGTATTGAAGTGCTAACCACGCTTGATGCAAGAAAAGATGCCAACACTAAAGACGAGCAAGACCTAAGAGAGTATTCAGCTACCTATTTGCATGACTTGGTGGCTAATATGACCTTAGAAAATATTATTGTGCGCCCTAAGCGTAAATTTGTAGAAAAGTTTAGCAATGTGGCAAGCTGGAAATCGCTGAGTGCTGTAGATGCTGCAGAGGCAGTTACTGAATTAGCTAACTTGCCTTCACAAAAAATTGACACAGAAGAAGAGGCTAAACGCTTTGATTTAGCAATTATCAAATTGCAGCTCTGTATATTGCGTGGAGATAAAGGCTTTGAGCGTTTACAAAGCTATGTCAAAGCAATTGCTACAGCATTAGAGTTGCAAGAAAGCATTCCAGCCATTAGAGCTCAGATGGAGTTAATTCAATCTCTCAATAGTGATGATTGGTGGCAAGATGTTACTGTGGGCATGTTAGAGCATGTGCGAATTCAACTACGAAGCTTGGTCAAGCTGATTGAAAGAGCTAAGCGAAGCTTGGTGTTTACCAACTTTGGTGACACCATTGGAGAAGGCGTTGAGATTCCCTTGCCTATCAAGGTGGGAGGCTTAGACTATGAACGATTTAAGACTAAATCCAGAGAGTTCCTACGCCAACATGAAAGTAAGTTAGTCATTAACAAGTTGCGTCGTAATTTACCAATCACAGCTATAGACTTGGCTGAACTGGAGGCTATTTTGCTTGAGCAAGCTGGTGGCGATAGCAGTTTGATAGACAAGGCTAAACAAGAGGCGCATGGACTAGGACTTTTTGTGCGCTCATTGGTGGGATTGGATAAGGCCTCTGCAACAGAGGCTATGAATGTGTTCTTGACTGATTCCACGGCAACCAATAGACAGATTGAGTTTGTAAACTTAATTGTGGATGAGTTGACAAAGAATGGTGCAATGGAAGATGACCGTTTGTATCAAAGTCCATTTGTAGATATGGCCCCCACTGGACCAGAAGGAATTTTTGCCTCAGACAAAGTTCAGCAATTATTCGCGTCAATCAACGAGGTAAGGCTGCGTGCAGTTGCTTAA
- a CDS encoding restriction endonuclease subunit S — MTWQTIKLGELARVRTGKLDANASDENGLYPFFTCAVEPLSINTPAFDCKAILVAGNGDLNVKYYEGKFNAYQRTYVIESLDEKILLPKYLYLFLNEYVNELRTLAIGGVIKYIKLANLTDAPIPLPPLAEQQRIAAILEKAELIKRKRKLAIEKLDKVAKSIFIEMFGEPKFNPFKWEYKKLSELVSKLGDGLHGTPKYNDDGDYYFINGNNLHHGVIKTNSSTKKVDFDEFTKHKRELNNTTMIVSINGTLGKVAFYNDEKIILGKSACYFNVKESLINKTYLFHLLESQYFMDYALNMATGSTIKNVSLKSMRNFPIPLPPLDLQEKFCNLMNRIGTIKVKLNEGLSKQSKLFISLQNQAFYGQL, encoded by the coding sequence GTGACTTGGCAAACTATAAAATTGGGTGAACTTGCTAGAGTTAGGACTGGCAAACTTGATGCTAATGCTTCAGATGAAAATGGACTTTATCCATTCTTTACATGCGCAGTTGAACCTTTGAGTATTAACACCCCAGCATTTGACTGTAAGGCTATTTTGGTAGCTGGAAATGGAGACTTAAATGTCAAATACTATGAGGGAAAGTTCAATGCATATCAGAGAACTTATGTAATTGAAAGTTTGGATGAAAAGATTTTATTGCCAAAATACCTTTATCTTTTTTTGAATGAATATGTCAATGAATTAAGGACTTTAGCAATAGGTGGGGTTATAAAGTATATCAAGCTGGCCAACTTAACTGATGCTCCAATACCACTTCCACCACTTGCAGAGCAGCAGCGTATTGCAGCAATTCTGGAAAAGGCTGAGCTTATTAAGCGTAAGCGTAAATTGGCAATTGAGAAGTTAGATAAAGTGGCGAAGAGTATTTTTATTGAGATGTTTGGCGAGCCAAAATTTAACCCATTTAAGTGGGAATATAAAAAACTTAGTGAATTAGTATCAAAGCTGGGTGATGGTTTGCATGGAACCCCAAAATATAATGATGATGGAGACTATTACTTTATCAATGGAAATAATCTACATCATGGCGTAATCAAGACCAATTCCTCCACAAAAAAAGTTGATTTTGATGAGTTCACTAAACACAAAAGAGAGCTGAACAATACAACGATGATTGTTTCAATTAATGGCACTCTTGGTAAAGTGGCGTTTTATAACGACGAAAAAATCATTCTTGGTAAAAGTGCTTGTTATTTCAATGTGAAGGAATCATTAATCAACAAAACTTACCTATTTCATTTGCTTGAGAGTCAATATTTTATGGATTACGCATTGAATATGGCAACTGGTAGCACCATAAAAAATGTTTCACTGAAATCAATGAGAAACTTTCCTATTCCATTACCACCTTTAGATTTACAAGAAAAATTTTGTAATTTAATGAACAGAATAGGAACAATTAAGGTTAAATTAAATGAAGGGTTAAGCAAGCAATCCAAGCTTTTTATCTCACTTCAAAATCAAGCATTCTATGGACAGCTATAG